Genomic window (Candidatus Methylomirabilis tolerans):
GCGCGGCCCGCGCGTACCCGGCGGACGAAGTGCTCGCCCGGGCGCGGGCTCGCCGAAAATGAGCCGACGATTTTCGATCCACGAGACGGCCGAGGCCGAGATCAACGAAGCAGCCGACTTCTACGACCTCGAAGACCCGGGGCTCGGCAGTGTGTTCATCGACGAGGTCGAACGCGGCGTAGAGAGCATCTCTCAGTTCCCGGAAGCGGCTCAGTTCGTCCGCAGACGTGTGCGGAAGAAACCCCTCGTCAGATTCCCATACTCTCTGGTTTACTCCGTTCGGCCTGACGAGGTCAGACTACTGGCGGTAGCGCACCAGAAGAGGCGCCCTTTCTATTGGCGCGGCCGCCGTTGAGGCAGGCGAATAGAGAGAGGGCCAACAAGGGCACGGGAACTGGCGCGTAACCTTCCAATTCAAAAATGGACACGCCTACGTCTTGGATTATGAGGATTATCACTGATGGCTATGCACAATCCACCCCATCCCGGGGAATTCATCGCTCAGGTCTATCTGGAGCCGAATCACCTGAGCGGCCGGGAGCTGGCTGCAAAGCTCGGTGTGGCGCCTTCGACATTGCATCGTATTCTGGTGGGCTCCAGCCGTCTCAGTCCGGAAATGGCGCTGCGTCTTTCCAAGGCCC
Coding sequences:
- a CDS encoding type II toxin-antitoxin system RelE/ParE family toxin, with amino-acid sequence MSRRFSIHETAEAEINEAADFYDLEDPGLGSVFIDEVERGVESISQFPEAAQFVRRRVRKKPLVRFPYSLVYSVRPDEVRLLAVAHQKRRPFYWRGRR
- a CDS encoding HigA family addiction module antidote protein; protein product: MAMHNPPHPGEFIAQVYLEPNHLSGRELAAKLGVAPSTLHRILVGSSRLSPEMALRLSKALGRSPESWLAMQNNHDLWQAQQRLKLGNVGKVRLTAA